CCTCGGGCTCATCTTCCCCTTCGGAGTCATCGCCGGCCAGATCCAACAGGCGAGCCGCACGTTTCTCTTTCACACGGGCGGCGGTCTCCATATCCTGCGCGAACGCTTCGAGCAACGACAGGTAGGCATCCTCGTCGGTGATCGAGGCATTGACCCCCTTGCCTGCGAGGACGTCTTTAAAGCCGTCCTGCTCCAGATGCTGGAGGAGCGTATCTATGGCCACATTCAGCTCTCTAGATACGTTAAAAAGCCTGACTTTCTTGAAGGTCGTCTGTTTTGTCATACACCTTAAGATACACACTTAGGCGAAAAGCCGCCTCCCTGGCACGCCATCGCGCAATCAATCCTCTTCCACCTCCTCTTCGTCCTCAAATTCAGCCTTGATCACGTTGAGGACACGTTGTGCCGCTTCCGTGTCGAGGCCCGAACGACGCACCAGTTCTTCCAGGGAGAGTTCGAGTACGGCACGAGCCGAGTCGCATCCGATGTTCTGGAGCAGCTTCAGCGTGTCGGGGTCGAATTCGTCTGCAAATTCGCCGATTTCGATGTCTTCTTCGTCGGCAGCGATTTCGCGGTAGATATCGATTTCATACCCCGTCAGAGCCGCCGCGAGGCGAATATTGATACCACCGCGACCGATGGCCTGGCTGACTTCATCGGCCCGGACAACCACCTTCGCGCGCGGTGGATTCAACTCATTATTGACGACCACATTGACCGGCTTGGCCGGGGATAGCGCCCGTTTGATCAATTCGTGTGCATCGTTGGTCCATTCCAGGACGTCGATGTTCTCGTTGCCCAGTTCCCGCACGACGGCATGGATACGGACACCTTTCATGCCGACGCAGGCACCGACGGGGTCGATCCGGTCGTCATGGCTTTCCACGGCTACCTTGGCGCGGTCGCCGGGCTCGCGGACGATGCGCTTGATCTCAACGATGCCGTCATAGATTTCGGGCACCTCAAGTTCGAACAGACGCTCCATGAAGATAGGATCCGCGCGGCTAATGATCACCTGCGGATTGCTGCCGGCGTCGCGGCGCACTTCCTTGACGACGGCGCGCAACATGTCGCCCTTGCGGTAGCGATCCTTGTAGATCTGCTCTTCGCGAGGTAGCAGCAGTTCAACCTTATTATGGATCACGAGGACTTCGCGGCGGCGGATCTGGTAGATCTCACCTACGACGACCTCACCGATAATATCTTGATACGCCTTGTGGACGTTTTCTTTCTCGATATCGCGAATGCGCTGGCTGAACGTCTGCCGGGCCGTCATGACGGCGCGCCGACCGAAATCCGCGATGTCGACTTCGCTCGCCACCTCGTCCCCCTCCGAGAAATCTTCGTCGATACGGACGGCGTCGCGCACTTCGATCTGGGTGACGGGATCGTCCAGGTCCAGGTTCGCCACGACCTGGCGGATATGCAGCACTTGAATATCGCCATTGTCCGGGTTAAAGATGATCTCAAACGACTCGTCGGAGCCATACCGCTTGCGAATCATGGCGCGGAAGACATCTTCCACGATCATTTGCAGGGTATCGCGTTCGATCCCTTTCTCCCGGGCGATTTCGGCAAAAGAAGATACTAGGTTCGTGCTCTGCATGGCGTTGCCTTCGTATCAGGTATCACTTGGTGACTGAATGGGACCGGCGACCATTCCGGGCCGGCCTACCAGGGTAACTCGATCCTGGCCTCCACGATATCCGCATAACGGACACGGCGTGGCTGATCATCCGTGATTTTAAGTTCAACATCGTCGTCTCCCGCGGTGGCGAGGATGCCGCGGACCGTATGCTCCGCGCCGTCTTCACCCCGAACGACCAGGCGCATTGGGCGCCCGCTATGCCTGCGGAACTGCCGGGGCATCACCAGCGGCCGGTCGGCCCCCGGGGAAGAGACGGTGAGGTAATACCGCCCCTTGATGATGTCCTCGGTTTCCAGCAAAAAACCGATTTCCCGGCTCAAGTCCGCCAGCGCCTCGATGGAAATGCCCTCGTCGCGATCGACGAACACCTCCACCACACGCGAACCCTCGCGGCCGCGAATCGAGACGTCCACCAGAAAATATGGCGGATCCTCGATCACCTCCTCGATGATCGCCCGCACGCGTGCGGGCAACGGATCGTATTCCGGTTCAACCGGTTTGCTAACCGTAGTGCTCATAAGAATAAAAAAGCCCGGTCCTTTCGAGAACGGGCGCTGCAGGGTCTCACCTACAACAACAAAAAAGGGCGGCCACTGACCCCCCTTGCACGTCTACCGCAGCTAACTTTGCAGCTAACTTTGCAGCTAACGTTGAAGTTACCTTCGCAGCTAACTTACCTGCGCCGTAGGCACCGTTCCGAGCGCTCCTGAGGTCCCATCAAACGCGGGCAAAAAGCGTTAGTTCCGGTCTCCTGGGGGCCTAAAAGCGCGTCTTATTCAGACCAGGGTTGGACGCCGCGCCCAATCGACGGTTTCCTGAAAATCGAGCATGAAATGCAGCCCTCGGCTCTCCCGCCGCATCTGAGCGCTACGGATGATGAGGTAGGCGACAACGATCATGTTGCGCATCTCGCAGAGGCCCGTGGATACGCGGGAGCGGCGGTAAAAATCTTCCGTCTCTTCGTAGAGGAGGTGCGTGCGCCGGAAGGCGCGTTCCAGGCGGAGGCGGGAGCGTACGATCCCCACATAATCCCACATAACGCGGCGCAGTTCGTCCCGATTGTGTGAGATGAGCACCCATTCCTGGGGCTCCTCTGTGCCGCTATCGTCCCAATCAGGAATACCCTCCATCCACCCGACCGCGCGCACAAAGGCGGTGGCTTCCCGCGCGGCCCGATAGCTGAACACGAGCGCTTCGAGGAGGGAGTTGCTCGCCAGCCGATTCGCGCCGTGCAACCCTGTATGACTGACCTCGCCACAGGCGAACAGGCCGCGAATGGATGTTCGCCCCATCGCATCCACCTGCACGCCTCCGCACTGGTAGTGCGCCGCCGGAACGACGGGGATTGGCTCGGTCGTCATGTCGATCCCATACCGGAGACAGGTTTCGTAAATATTGGGAAAATGCCGGCGAACGCGATCCGCGCCGATGTGCGATATATCGAGCAGCACATAGTCGTCCCCTCGTTGCTTCAACTGGTCGTCGATGGCACGCGCGACGATGTCGCGGGGCGCGAGTTCGCCGCGACGGTCGTAGTCCGGCATGAACCGGTGCCCATTTTTGTTGAGCAGGATGCCCCCTTCGCCGCGCACGGCCTCGGTGATGAGGTACGAATTCGCCTCGGCGTGATACAGGCTGGTCGGGTGGAACTGGATGAACTCCATATTCGCGATCCGGGCCTTGGCGCGATAGGCCATCGCCAATCCGTCTCCGGTGGCGATGCCGGGGTTGGTGGAGTGGAGGTAGACCTGTCCACAGCCACCGGTGGCAAGAAGCGTGGCCCGGGCGAGCATGGTGAGCACCCGGTTGTTCTGTTCGTCGAGTAC
The DNA window shown above is from Rhodothermales bacterium and carries:
- the nusA gene encoding transcription termination factor NusA, yielding MQSTNLVSSFAEIAREKGIERDTLQMIVEDVFRAMIRKRYGSDESFEIIFNPDNGDIQVLHIRQVVANLDLDDPVTQIEVRDAVRIDEDFSEGDEVASEVDIADFGRRAVMTARQTFSQRIRDIEKENVHKAYQDIIGEVVVGEIYQIRRREVLVIHNKVELLLPREEQIYKDRYRKGDMLRAVVKEVRRDAGSNPQVIISRADPIFMERLFELEVPEIYDGIVEIKRIVREPGDRAKVAVESHDDRIDPVGACVGMKGVRIHAVVRELGNENIDVLEWTNDAHELIKRALSPAKPVNVVVNNELNPPRAKVVVRADEVSQAIGRGGINIRLAAALTGYEIDIYREIAADEEDIEIGEFADEFDPDTLKLLQNIGCDSARAVLELSLEELVRRSGLDTEAAQRVLNVIKAEFEDEEEVEED
- the rimP gene encoding ribosome maturation factor RimP; this translates as MSTTVSKPVEPEYDPLPARVRAIIEEVIEDPPYFLVDVSIRGREGSRVVEVFVDRDEGISIEALADLSREIGFLLETEDIIKGRYYLTVSSPGADRPLVMPRQFRRHSGRPMRLVVRGEDGAEHTVRGILATAGDDDVELKITDDQPRRVRYADIVEARIELPW
- the nadB gene encoding L-aspartate oxidase, whose protein sequence is MAERYDFLLLGSGIAGLSFALRAAEEGTVAIVTKKESAESNTNYAQGGIAAVIDDADSFEKHIEDTLIAGAGLCDPEIVRIVVTEGPARVRELMEMGAAFTREHGRLHLGKEGGHSENRIVHAADATGKEVERALLARVNAHPNIQVFQHHFALELITDHHLGRHVTRLQPDIGCYGAYVLDEQNNRVLTMLARATLLATGGCGQVYLHSTNPGIATGDGLAMAYRAKARIANMEFIQFHPTSLYHAEANSYLITEAVRGEGGILLNKNGHRFMPDYDRRGELAPRDIVARAIDDQLKQRGDDYVLLDISHIGADRVRRHFPNIYETCLRYGIDMTTEPIPVVPAAHYQCGGVQVDAMGRTSIRGLFACGEVSHTGLHGANRLASNSLLEALVFSYRAAREATAFVRAVGWMEGIPDWDDSGTEEPQEWVLISHNRDELRRVMWDYVGIVRSRLRLERAFRRTHLLYEETEDFYRRSRVSTGLCEMRNMIVVAYLIIRSAQMRRESRGLHFMLDFQETVDWARRPTLV